One region of Clostridiales bacterium genomic DNA includes:
- a CDS encoding NUDIX hydrolase produces MQFVDIEKKDGGAFLHRYDLHYIDRTGCPRTYEMVSRDRNIDSLEHLQHHRTDAVVMVLTDAAREHIALIHEFRMELGQRIYGLPGGLIEPGETPEQAARRELREETGLRLTAITHVLPPAACTVGIGDERTVCVFGTAEGTFRPSADPMEEIESAWYTRAQVRALHETDLFGSWALAYSWMFANGCLPGV; encoded by the coding sequence TTGCAATTCGTTGACATTGAAAAGAAGGACGGCGGCGCGTTCCTGCACCGCTACGACCTGCACTATATCGACCGCACCGGCTGCCCGCGCACGTATGAGATGGTCAGCCGCGACCGGAATATCGACTCGCTCGAGCACCTGCAGCACCACCGCACGGACGCGGTCGTCATGGTGCTCACGGACGCTGCGCGCGAGCACATCGCGCTCATCCACGAGTTTCGCATGGAGCTCGGCCAGCGCATCTACGGCCTGCCCGGCGGCCTCATCGAGCCGGGGGAGACGCCCGAGCAGGCGGCCCGCCGCGAGCTGCGCGAGGAGACCGGCCTGCGCCTGACGGCCATCACGCACGTGCTGCCGCCGGCGGCGTGCACGGTCGGCATCGGCGACGAGCGCACGGTCTGCGTTTTCGGCACGGCGGAGGGGACGTTCCGCCCGAGCGCCGACCCCATGGAGGAGATCGAGTCGGCGTGGTATACGCGCGCGCAGGTGCGCGCCCTGCACGAGACGGACCTCTTCGGTTCCTGGGCGCTGGCCTATAGCTGGATGTTCGCAAACGGCTGCCTGCCGGGCGTCTGA
- a CDS encoding glycoside hydrolase family 3, which yields MKRSDFWTTAKRNWRAAIYLLVLTALAVVLVVVCVRRGQTAAQPEPTPRTSAAVQKDAAQTLLDGMSTREKICQLLIVHPETLTDGGTVTAMTDDLAAALRDYPVGGFLLSAGNMTSGEQLRALTSALSSACATAPLVTVDEEGGRVARLMNTVGTTKLNSMYSYRSLGTQGAYDNAQTLAHDIAAYGFNTDFAPVADVWTNKRSNAIGDRAYSDDYDEAATLVSAAVHGFRDAGVICCLKHFPGHGSTATDSHNGAATVDKTLPQLRQEDLKPFVSGIAAGADMVMVGHLTVPTMDDAPASLSHKLVTNLLRYDLGFRGVIVTDGLQMQALAQYTDGEKAVRALAAGNDMLLEISDVPGAVAAVEQALADGTLTADALDASVLRVLQLKLAHGIVPLPETG from the coding sequence ATGAAACGAAGTGATTTTTGGACAACTGCAAAACGAAATTGGCGCGCGGCCATTTACCTGCTCGTGCTCACGGCACTGGCGGTCGTGCTCGTGGTCGTATGCGTCCGGCGCGGGCAGACCGCCGCGCAGCCCGAGCCCACGCCCCGCACGTCCGCTGCCGTCCAGAAGGATGCAGCGCAGACGCTGCTCGACGGCATGAGCACGCGTGAGAAGATCTGCCAGCTGCTCATCGTGCACCCCGAGACGCTCACGGACGGCGGCACCGTCACGGCCATGACGGATGACCTCGCCGCCGCGCTGCGCGACTATCCGGTCGGCGGCTTTCTGCTCTCGGCGGGCAACATGACCTCCGGCGAGCAGCTCCGGGCGCTCACGTCCGCGCTCTCATCTGCCTGCGCCACGGCCCCGCTCGTCACCGTGGACGAGGAGGGCGGCCGCGTCGCGCGCCTGATGAACACCGTCGGCACGACGAAATTAAACAGCATGTACAGCTACCGCAGTCTCGGCACGCAGGGCGCGTATGACAATGCCCAGACCCTCGCGCACGACATCGCGGCCTACGGCTTCAACACCGACTTTGCGCCCGTGGCCGATGTCTGGACGAACAAGCGCAGCAACGCCATCGGCGACCGCGCCTACAGCGATGATTATGACGAGGCGGCCACGCTCGTCTCCGCCGCCGTGCACGGCTTTCGTGACGCCGGGGTCATCTGCTGTCTGAAGCATTTCCCCGGCCACGGCAGTACGGCCACGGACTCGCACAACGGCGCCGCCACGGTCGATAAGACGCTCCCGCAGCTGCGGCAGGAGGACCTCAAGCCCTTCGTCTCCGGCATCGCCGCCGGGGCGGACATGGTCATGGTCGGCCACCTGACCGTGCCGACGATGGATGATGCGCCCGCGTCCCTCTCGCACAAGCTCGTCACGAACCTGCTGCGCTATGACCTCGGTTTCCGCGGCGTCATCGTCACGGACGGGCTGCAGATGCAGGCCCTCGCGCAGTATACCGACGGGGAGAAGGCCGTGCGCGCCCTCGCCGCCGGCAACGACATGCTGCTTGAGATCAGCGACGTGCCCGGTGCGGTCGCGGCCGTGGAGCAGGCGCTCGCAGACGGCACGCTCACGGCCGATGCGCTCGATGCGAGCGTGCTGCGCGTGCTGCAGCTCAAGCTCGCGCACGGCATCGTGCCGCTGCCGGAGACCGGCTGA
- a CDS encoding CobW family GTP-binding protein codes for MTKIDIFSGFLGAGKTTLIKKLIAEAYTGEKIVLIENEFGEIAIDGGFLKDSGVQINEMNSGCICCSLVGDFADALQKVLTQFHPDRILIEPSGVGKLSDVIRAVQGVQSDELVLNGFTTVVDANKCKMYMKNFGEFFNNQVENASAIILSRTEGIRPEKLDAAVALLREKNPTATIVTTPWTELDGKQILETMERRDTLSAELEHLKAEAAEEDDEDEHEHHHHHHDDDEHECCCGHHHHHDDDDDDEHEHEHHHDHDEHDHEHDEHDHDHCCGHHHHHHHADEVFTSWGTETPRKYTDDEIRTALDALINEHRYGVVLRAKGIVPATDGGWIHFDYVPGESDVRRGSAQVTGRVCVIGSHLAEDALKELFHIG; via the coding sequence ATGACAAAAATTGATATTTTCTCCGGTTTTCTCGGCGCCGGCAAGACCACGCTCATCAAAAAACTGATCGCCGAGGCCTACACGGGCGAAAAGATCGTGCTGATCGAAAACGAGTTCGGCGAGATCGCCATCGACGGCGGCTTCCTCAAGGACTCCGGCGTGCAGATCAATGAGATGAACTCCGGCTGCATCTGCTGCAGCCTCGTGGGCGACTTTGCCGACGCGCTGCAGAAGGTGCTCACCCAGTTTCACCCCGACCGCATCCTCATTGAGCCCTCGGGCGTCGGCAAGCTGAGCGACGTCATCCGCGCCGTGCAGGGCGTGCAGTCCGACGAGCTGGTACTCAACGGCTTCACGACCGTCGTGGACGCGAACAAGTGCAAGATGTACATGAAGAACTTCGGCGAGTTTTTCAACAACCAGGTCGAGAACGCGAGCGCCATCATCCTCTCGCGTACCGAGGGTATCCGCCCCGAGAAGCTCGACGCCGCCGTGGCGCTGCTGCGTGAAAAGAACCCGACCGCCACGATCGTGACCACGCCGTGGACGGAGCTGGACGGCAAGCAGATCCTCGAAACGATGGAGCGGCGCGACACGCTGTCCGCCGAGCTCGAGCACCTCAAGGCCGAGGCCGCCGAGGAGGACGACGAGGACGAGCACGAGCACCATCACCACCATCACGATGATGACGAGCACGAATGCTGCTGCGGCCATCACCATCACCATGACGACGATGATGACGATGAACACGAGCACGAGCATCATCATGACCACGACGAGCATGACCACGAGCATGACGAGCATGACCATGACCACTGCTGCGGCCATCACCACCATCACCACCACGCGGACGAGGTGTTCACGAGCTGGGGCACCGAGACGCCGCGCAAATACACCGACGACGAGATCCGCACCGCGCTCGACGCGCTCATCAACGAGCACCGCTACGGCGTCGTGCTGCGCGCCAAGGGCATCGTGCCTGCGACCGACGGCGGCTGGATCCACTTTGACTACGTGCCCGGCGAATCCGACGTCCGCCGCGGCAGCGCACAGGTCACCGGCCGCGTGTGCGTGATCGGGTCGCACCTGGCCGAGGATGCACTGAAGGAGCTGTTCCACATTGGCTGA
- a CDS encoding GTPase has product MADTKQQAPDLPVYLFTGFLEAGKTKFIQETLEDERFHKGERTLLLLCEEGEEVYEPDKFCAGNVFVRNIDEEADLTVEHLKALQDEIRPERVLVEYNGMWMLDSLYGNLPEGWAVAQEFLFCDATSFLSYNANMRQLTVDKLKSAELVVLNRYNDSMDRMEMHRVIRAISRRCDIAYEYTDGKVVYDDIEDPLPFDLDAPVVEIEDRDFAIWYRDMSEEPKKYDGKTIEVKCRCLVRKNVPKGCFIAGRHIMTCCVQDIQFAGIICVWDRADEIRNDEWAIITARLDYKFHRAYGRKGPVFTVQSVQEVEKPEEPVATFY; this is encoded by the coding sequence TTGGCTGACACGAAACAGCAGGCGCCGGATCTGCCGGTATACCTGTTCACCGGCTTTCTGGAGGCCGGCAAGACGAAATTCATTCAGGAGACGCTCGAGGACGAGCGCTTTCACAAGGGCGAGCGCACGCTGCTGCTGCTGTGTGAAGAGGGCGAGGAAGTCTACGAGCCGGACAAGTTCTGCGCCGGCAACGTCTTTGTGCGCAACATCGACGAAGAGGCCGACCTCACGGTCGAGCACCTGAAGGCGCTGCAGGACGAGATCCGCCCCGAGCGCGTGCTCGTGGAGTACAACGGCATGTGGATGCTCGACTCACTCTACGGCAACCTGCCGGAGGGCTGGGCGGTCGCGCAGGAATTCCTGTTTTGCGACGCGACGTCGTTTTTGAGCTACAACGCGAATATGCGCCAGCTCACGGTGGACAAGCTCAAGAGCGCCGAGCTCGTCGTGCTCAACCGCTACAACGACAGCATGGACCGCATGGAGATGCACCGCGTCATCCGCGCCATCTCCCGCCGGTGCGACATCGCGTATGAATACACCGACGGCAAGGTCGTGTACGACGACATTGAAGATCCGCTGCCGTTCGACCTTGACGCCCCGGTCGTCGAGATCGAGGACCGCGACTTCGCCATCTGGTACCGCGACATGTCCGAGGAGCCGAAGAAGTACGACGGCAAGACCATCGAGGTCAAGTGCCGCTGCCTCGTGCGCAAGAACGTGCCGAAGGGCTGCTTCATCGCCGGGCGGCACATCATGACCTGCTGTGTGCAGGACATTCAGTTCGCGGGCATCATCTGTGTGTGGGACCGCGCCGACGAGATCCGCAACGACGAGTGGGCCATCATCACGGCCCGGCTGGACTACAAGTTCCACCGCGCCTATGGCCGCAAGGGCCCCGTGTT